A region from the Triticum aestivum cultivar Chinese Spring chromosome 3D, IWGSC CS RefSeq v2.1, whole genome shotgun sequence genome encodes:
- the LOC123074920 gene encoding probable WRKY transcription factor 46, with product MALATPTAVVLELMTMGQQSAAHLGELLRAASPPVRAEHQALAAEIIRCCDRVIAAVSAGATDKKRKMTDPGATSCHLPSAAMPSKRRVRAAEAHREVQAHTTADGFVWRKYGQKDINGSNHPRLYYRCAFRGEGCAATRRVQRSPEEPAAFVIAYYGEHTCGAGFGDTCQQGAVPPTVVDSGSNARGTVGAIDWNRGSLLLPSLPAEQGARHHGEAPGDTSRGWLSPSSSSYSSEVELGASPVGEFLDGSFDWEWETVVNSLRFGDLLQ from the exons ATGGCGCTGGCCACCCCGACAGCCGTGGTGCTGGAGCTGATGACCATGGGGCAACAGTCCGCGGCGCACCTCGGGGAGCTGCTCCGAGCGGCGTCCCCGCCCGTGCGGGCCGAGCACCAGGCGCTCGCCGCGGAGATCATCCGCTGCTGCGACCGGGTGATCGCCGCGGTGAGCGCGGGCGCCACCGATAAAAAGAGGAAGATGACGGACCCTGGCGCCACATCCTGCCATCTTCCCTCAGCCGCCATGCCGTCCAAAAGAAG GGTGCGTGCTGCGGAGGCGCACAGAGAGGTCCAGGCGCACACGACGGCGGACGGGTTCGTGTGGAGGAAGTACGGGCAAAAGGACATCAACGGAAGCAACCACCCGAG GCTCTACTACCGCTGCGCGTTCAGAGGCGAGGGCTGCGCCGCGACTCGGCGGGTGCAGCGGtcgccggaggagcccgcggcgTTCGTGATCGCCTACTACGGCGAGCACACCTGCGGAGCCGGCTTCGGCGACACGTGCCAGCAAGGGGCGGTGCCTCCTACCGTTGTCGACTCCGGCTCAAACGCTCGTGGAACCGTCGGTGCCATCGACTGGAACAGGGGCTCGCTTCTGCTGCCGTCGCTCCCAGCCGAGCAGGGCGCACGCCATCACGGCGAGGCGCCTGGTGACACGTCGCGGGGATGGttgtcgccgtcgtcctcgtcctacTCGTCGGAGGTGGAACTTGGTGCTTCTCCTGTCGGGGAATTTCTCGATGGCAGCTTCGACTGGGAGTGGGAGACCGTTGTCAACTCCCTCCGTTTCGGCGATCTGCTTCAGTAA